The segment GTTGAAAAAAACACACCCCGAAACGTTTCGGGGTGTGTTTTTTCAACACTCGATATTCTTGGTTCAGCGCTTCATGCGTCCGGTGTGCTTTCGCCACGAATGACCAGAACGAAGGTCCCGGGTTGGTCCCATTCTGCGACGATTTTGCCGCCAGGGATGCGCTGATGCGGTTCCCGCGTGAATGGCACGTCCACCCAATTCACGGCATCGGCGTCAAACCACAACACGACAAAATTCTCTTCCCACTGATATCCAGGGATGAAGAATTCGATCTTGATCGTCTCACCTTCCGGGATTTCAGCGTTGTAAAGCAGAATATCGATGCCGACCACGAAGATATCACCCTCAGGAAGATTAGCGGGTAATTTGCTTGGGTCGTCAATCGTCATGTAGCTGGCATACGAGGCGTCCTGATCTTCGATTGGATCGATGGGTGGAAATTCAACCATCATTCCATCGCCGACGTTGACGTATTTGGATGACAGGTCGCTGATGACGCAGTCTTCGTAGGGATCTTCTTCCTTATCTTCTTTCGACTCGCATTTAATCCAGATCACTTCCTCACCGACGGGCACCATCACCGCGCCCAATTCGTTGGCGGATGCGAGGACGCAGGTCAACGTAACGGTGCCGTTTTCAGGTTGTGCCCAAACACCATATTGGCCGTTCTCGCTGAGCTGGCTGTCGGTGACGTTGATCTCGTTGTTTTCGTCATCGCCGTCGAACACCACAAGCGCCCCCGATTCCTCGTTGTTGTTTGCGGTCACATTTGTCATGGTGACCGTGCCGCCGGCGTTAACGTCGATGTACACGCCGTTGCCGATGTTATCGCCTTCGACGCCGTTGCCCGCGTTGCTTGCATTCACGTTGCTCAGGATCACGTCTCCGGTCTGATTCTCGACTGAAATCGCATCTCCGTTTACGTTGGTTGCTACGACGTCATCGATGGTCAACGTGCCCGTGTTGTCTACGGCCGTAACGCCGCCAGCGATCTCAAAACCGTCGAGAACCATGTTCAACATGTTCTGGATGATCATGTTGCCGTCGATCACGGTAGTGCCGCTGCCGTTTACGCTCTGCAGGATGAGTTCGAACGGCGTGTCCGCGCCCCCGTTCCATGCACTGCCGTCGATGACGATGTCTTCCGTGAAGGTGCCGTCTTCGACGACGATCATGCCGTCATCCGGTGTCCAACCGTTTGAGCTGAGTTCGTCGACCGCATCCTGGATCGATATGTAGTTGTACAGCGTGCCGCCGTAGTAGAAGTAGGGATCGGCAATCGTTGAAGTTTCTTCCGCTTCTTCCGTTACGTCCGCGGCCGGATCTGCGGCGGTTGACACGGCTTCG is part of the Anaerolineales bacterium genome and harbors:
- a CDS encoding right-handed parallel beta-helix repeat-containing protein, with the translated sequence MRIMAMRNWERPIRIAVILAMALTLLSPLGSAVFADDGTTEDPPSSEESEPPPEGNSEGEEQAPVEAAPVEETAPTDEAAPAEEAALTEEAAATQDAEAAEGSHPAEDAEAVAEDVPIEDETCLASEAVSTAADPAADVTEEAEETSTIADPYFYYGGTLYNYISIQDAVDELSSNGWTPDDGMIVVEDGTFTEDIVIDGSAWNGGADTPFELILQSVNGSGTTVIDGNMIIQNMLNMVLDGFEIAGGVTAVDNTGTLTIDDVVATNVNGDAISVENQTGDVILSNVNASNAGNGVEGDNIGNGVYIDVNAGGTVTMTNVTANNNEESGALVVFDGDDENNEINVTDSQLSENGQYGVWAQPENGTVTLTCVLASANELGAVMVPVGEEVIWIKCESKEDKEEDPYEDCVISDLSSKYVNVGDGMMVEFPPIDPIEDQDASYASYMTIDDPSKLPANLPEGDIFVVGIDILLYNAEIPEGETIKIEFFIPGYQWEENFVVLWFDADAVNWVDVPFTREPHQRIPGGKIVAEWDQPGTFVLVIRGESTPDA